In Treponema primitia ZAS-1, a single window of DNA contains:
- a CDS encoding MATE family efflux transporter: protein MMMRNSWNNHALFHLLWPLMIEQILTVTVGILDTIMVSVVGQHAVSGVSLVDSITILLIIAFGALSTGGSVVVSQYIGRRDSKKSSLASKQLIYTSIIVAAIITVLSLLFYRPMLRIIYGKIEADVMGAAETYFWITLLSYPLLAVYNAAASLFRSVGNSAIPMKISILVNLVNFAGNAILIYGFHMGVAGAAIATLISRAAAAIVLLLLLRSRAPESISISGLSKVRLEFPMIRSILNVGIPSALENSMFQIGKIMVSRIFTFFGTGAIAANAIANIFNTFMVMPGQAASLAMLTIVGQCVGAGAYEDARYLTAKLMKLTYAGHLILCILCIIFMDPLTGMFGLTEEAQDLAKKYLLVHTIFTPITWPLSFTLPNALRAAGDVRYSMIVATVSMWTIRVSASYLLSYTLGFGSMGVWYAMVTDWAVRGAFYLIRWKGNRWQNKVVIKS from the coding sequence ATGATGATGCGAAATTCATGGAATAACCATGCACTATTTCATCTTCTCTGGCCTTTGATGATTGAACAGATCCTCACTGTTACTGTTGGTATACTTGACACAATAATGGTGTCGGTTGTTGGCCAGCATGCTGTCTCCGGAGTTTCCCTGGTTGATTCGATTACCATCCTGCTTATTATTGCCTTCGGGGCCCTGTCCACCGGGGGTTCCGTGGTGGTCAGCCAGTATATAGGCCGCAGGGATTCTAAAAAATCAAGCTTGGCTTCCAAACAACTTATTTACACCAGTATTATCGTAGCTGCGATTATCACCGTATTGTCCCTCTTGTTTTACCGTCCCATGTTACGGATTATTTACGGCAAGATCGAGGCGGATGTCATGGGCGCCGCCGAAACCTATTTCTGGATAACCCTTTTAAGCTATCCCCTCCTGGCGGTCTATAACGCCGCAGCATCCCTATTCCGTAGTGTCGGGAACAGTGCTATCCCCATGAAAATCAGTATCCTGGTAAATCTGGTTAATTTTGCCGGCAACGCTATTCTGATATACGGGTTCCACATGGGTGTGGCCGGCGCTGCAATAGCAACCCTTATCAGCCGGGCCGCCGCTGCCATTGTGTTATTACTGCTGCTTAGATCCCGTGCGCCCGAATCCATATCCATCTCGGGTTTGTCCAAGGTCAGGCTGGAGTTCCCTATGATCCGCAGTATTCTTAATGTGGGAATCCCCAGCGCCTTGGAAAACTCCATGTTTCAAATCGGCAAGATCATGGTTTCCCGGATCTTTACCTTTTTTGGTACCGGCGCCATAGCGGCCAATGCCATTGCCAATATCTTTAATACCTTCATGGTTATGCCGGGACAGGCAGCTTCTCTGGCCATGCTCACCATTGTGGGCCAGTGCGTAGGCGCCGGGGCTTACGAAGACGCCCGGTATCTTACCGCTAAGTTGATGAAATTAACCTACGCCGGCCATCTTATTTTATGCATTCTGTGTATCATCTTTATGGACCCCCTAACCGGCATGTTTGGGCTGACCGAAGAAGCCCAAGATCTGGCAAAAAAATATCTATTGGTTCATACCATCTTTACCCCCATCACCTGGCCCCTAAGCTTTACCCTCCCCAACGCCCTCCGCGCCGCCGGGGATGTCCGGTATAGCATGATCGTCGCCACCGTTTCCATGTGGACTATCCGGGTAAGCGCCTCCTATCTGCTATCTTACACCCTTGGTTTCGGCTCCATGGGGGTGTGGTACGCCATGGTAACGGACTGGGCAGTTCGCGGGGCTTTTTACTTAATCCGATGGAAAGGGAACAGGTGGCAGAACAAGGTAGTGATTAAATCTTAA
- a CDS encoding acylphosphatase: MSDQNPPSAFFAQVRGRVQGVGFRYSAYNEASRLRLTGWVRNTRDGEVDVWAEGSQENLDLFLRWLHQGPPRARVESVEAETKIPTGAYVVFSIE, translated from the coding sequence ATGTCGGATCAAAATCCTCCATCCGCTTTTTTTGCCCAGGTCCGGGGCCGGGTCCAGGGGGTAGGGTTCCGGTATTCCGCTTATAACGAAGCAAGCCGCCTCCGTCTGACCGGCTGGGTACGGAACACCCGTGATGGGGAAGTAGATGTCTGGGCTGAAGGCTCGCAGGAAAATTTGGATCTGTTTCTCCGGTGGCTTCATCAGGGACCGCCCAGGGCACGGGTGGAATCCGTGGAAGCTGAAACTAAAATTCCAACAGGAGCGTATGTTGTATTTTCAATTGAGTAA
- a CDS encoding AAA family ATPase, with translation MRPLILSMENFGPFVGRTRIDFTVLDEIFLITGQTGSGKTTIFDAICFALYGTVPGSRQGHIDRLRSDYAEETQECLVSLEFSIGEKRYRVDRSPKQEKLKKRGIGVTTVEETATLWEILPGDGSMNQSESSRKSETDQRIRDLIGLSAQEFFKIVLLPQGEFAEFLRQNTTQRREVLSKLFPVDFAVRVRLLAQEKAKEAAVLARGAEHALEEIVRRVSFDTYPELHRQAEEAVKKARGESQRLEQESVRLGSLLTLEENRVGLEQRLEQVGKERAVLEAETLLIEEKESRLALSRKAQPLAHHLVLETEKRETLSAVLSELEKVRGELTLAERKHRDAETTATELPALEKELAGNREKRPALLEMAGEEKSLDRNREEMGKIDAALKEGHRKIAALKGGLEEKDRVIAERKALADQGTAINDSFDRERELKDRLMRLRQTAVEAEELGKEAAAAAARNKGLEARKTELEQRIPVLREELAEKEAAKETGERADMAVHLAAELKPGAPCPVCGSTGHPNPAAARVPVFGIRERIESLRGSLKDAERDLTARSTELESGNQELTQIQRKLDRMRESMSPLAEGFDAAADSVLREIFVAIHSSDKPLPLAAELGQLVEAKSRGLTTLAARQKEARLAGDSAAALYREREGFLTQQMNIEKEVSGLGEKYRILEKTTAEMEEKHRGLLREWNLSSAAEALIVLDRTNENLEKRIREIRETREAAGRELAAAKAREEGITANRTEAERQRREAADALKEALAASAFPDAAALEAAILDRDTETVMEASVERWKTERSRLKTQGEELERSLEENRAARAPLGTAPGEPVELRAVLEALVADRAAAEAGRDRAAADLASLERDETRLREAKDRHEALSQRAAQLQALSDDLSGKNPKKKAFDAWLLGLYLKEVAALATKRLERMSEFRYSLILNSEGESGRGLAGLDLAVFDSLTGKTRPCATLSGGESFMASISLALGLADSIQTRSGGVRLDAVFIDEGFGSLDDASLDKALIILDELREHRMVGLISHVGEMRSRIPSRIDVIKTGSGSTIRLRGFKRGERSLAVDDSLEGPLDKHYFFRVD, from the coding sequence ATGAGACCCCTCATATTAAGCATGGAAAATTTCGGACCCTTTGTGGGAAGGACGCGTATTGATTTTACCGTTCTGGATGAAATATTTTTGATCACCGGGCAGACCGGTTCCGGTAAGACCACCATCTTTGATGCGATCTGCTTTGCCCTCTATGGGACCGTCCCCGGCAGCCGGCAGGGGCACATCGATCGGCTGCGCAGCGATTATGCCGAAGAGACCCAGGAATGTTTGGTATCCCTGGAATTTTCCATTGGGGAAAAACGGTACCGGGTTGATCGGAGTCCGAAACAGGAAAAGCTCAAGAAGCGGGGGATCGGCGTTACCACGGTGGAGGAGACGGCAACCCTCTGGGAGATACTTCCCGGCGATGGGAGCATGAACCAAAGCGAGAGTTCCCGGAAGTCCGAGACGGATCAACGGATTCGGGATCTCATCGGCCTTTCGGCCCAGGAATTTTTCAAGATCGTTCTGCTTCCCCAAGGCGAATTTGCGGAGTTCCTCCGGCAGAATACCACCCAACGGCGGGAAGTGTTGAGTAAACTGTTCCCGGTGGATTTTGCGGTACGGGTACGACTCTTGGCCCAGGAAAAGGCTAAAGAAGCGGCAGTCCTGGCGCGGGGGGCGGAGCATGCCCTGGAGGAAATTGTTCGGAGGGTTTCCTTCGACACCTACCCGGAACTGCATAGGCAGGCGGAGGAGGCCGTGAAAAAAGCCAGGGGGGAATCCCAGAGATTAGAGCAGGAAAGTGTCCGGCTAGGCAGCTTACTTACCCTGGAAGAAAACCGGGTGGGCCTTGAACAGCGGCTTGAACAGGTCGGGAAGGAGCGGGCGGTCCTGGAAGCGGAGACGTTATTGATAGAAGAAAAGGAATCCCGACTTGCCCTGTCCCGGAAAGCCCAGCCTCTGGCGCATCACCTCGTCCTTGAAACGGAAAAGCGGGAGACCCTCTCTGCCGTTCTCTCGGAGTTGGAGAAGGTCCGCGGGGAATTGACCCTGGCGGAACGGAAGCACCGGGATGCGGAAACGACGGCGACGGAGCTGCCTGCCCTGGAAAAGGAACTGGCCGGAAATAGGGAAAAACGTCCCGCCCTTTTGGAGATGGCTGGGGAGGAGAAATCCCTGGATCGTAACCGGGAAGAGATGGGGAAGATCGATGCCGCACTGAAGGAAGGCCATCGGAAAATTGCTGCTCTGAAAGGGGGCCTGGAGGAAAAGGACCGGGTCATTGCAGAACGGAAGGCCCTGGCGGATCAAGGGACGGCTATCAATGATAGTTTTGACCGGGAGCGGGAACTCAAGGACCGGTTGATGCGTCTGCGACAGACGGCCGTTGAGGCGGAAGAACTGGGGAAGGAAGCCGCTGCCGCCGCTGCCCGGAACAAGGGCCTGGAAGCCCGGAAGACGGAACTGGAGCAGCGGATTCCGGTACTGCGGGAAGAACTGGCGGAAAAGGAAGCTGCGAAAGAGACAGGGGAACGGGCGGATATGGCTGTCCACCTTGCTGCGGAACTGAAACCCGGCGCTCCCTGTCCGGTCTGTGGTTCCACAGGGCACCCCAATCCTGCCGCCGCCCGGGTTCCCGTCTTTGGTATCCGCGAGCGGATAGAATCCCTGCGGGGTTCCCTCAAGGATGCGGAGCGGGATCTTACCGCCCGGTCCACGGAACTGGAATCCGGAAACCAGGAGCTTACCCAAATTCAGCGGAAACTGGACAGGATGCGGGAGAGCATGAGCCCCTTGGCTGAAGGGTTTGACGCCGCCGCCGATTCTGTTCTACGGGAGATCTTCGTTGCAATCCATAGCTCCGATAAGCCTCTGCCCCTGGCTGCGGAACTGGGCCAGCTTGTGGAGGCAAAGTCCCGGGGTCTTACCACCCTGGCGGCCCGGCAAAAGGAAGCCCGGCTGGCGGGGGACAGCGCAGCTGCCCTATACCGGGAACGGGAGGGATTTTTAACCCAGCAGATGAACATTGAGAAGGAAGTCTCCGGGCTTGGGGAAAAATACCGGATTCTGGAAAAAACCACCGCCGAAATGGAAGAGAAACACCGGGGATTACTCCGGGAGTGGAACTTGTCCAGCGCCGCGGAAGCCTTGATCGTTCTGGATCGCACCAACGAGAATCTGGAGAAGCGCATCCGGGAAATCCGGGAGACCAGGGAAGCCGCAGGCCGGGAACTGGCTGCTGCTAAGGCCCGGGAAGAGGGGATCACGGCGAACCGGACCGAGGCGGAACGGCAGCGCCGGGAGGCAGCTGATGCATTGAAGGAAGCCCTGGCCGCTTCGGCTTTTCCGGACGCCGCAGCCCTGGAGGCAGCCATCCTGGACCGGGACACGGAAACCGTCATGGAGGCGTCGGTTGAACGGTGGAAAACGGAGCGGTCCCGCCTAAAGACCCAGGGGGAAGAACTGGAGCGGAGCCTGGAGGAAAACCGCGCTGCCCGGGCGCCCCTGGGTACAGCTCCCGGTGAACCGGTGGAACTCCGTGCCGTCCTGGAAGCCCTGGTTGCAGACCGTGCCGCCGCCGAAGCCGGACGGGATAGGGCCGCTGCGGATCTCGCTTCCCTGGAACGGGACGAGACCCGGCTTCGGGAAGCCAAGGACCGGCATGAAGCGCTTAGTCAACGGGCCGCCCAGCTCCAGGCCCTTTCGGATGATCTGTCCGGAAAGAACCCCAAAAAGAAAGCCTTTGACGCATGGCTTCTGGGTCTCTACCTTAAAGAGGTAGCCGCCCTTGCCACTAAACGGCTGGAGCGGATGAGTGAGTTTCGGTATTCCCTGATCCTGAACAGCGAAGGCGAATCCGGCCGGGGTCTGGCCGGACTGGATCTGGCGGTTTTCGATTCCCTCACCGGAAAGACCCGGCCCTGCGCAACCCTTTCCGGGGGCGAAAGTTTTATGGCATCCATCAGCCTGGCCCTGGGTCTGGCCGACTCCATACAGACCCGCTCCGGCGGCGTTCGGCTGGATGCGGTCTTCATCGACGAGGGCTTCGGCAGCCTGGATGACGCAAGTCTGGACAAAGCTCTGATCATCCTGGATGAACTTCGGGAACACCGTATGGTGGGTCTCATCTCCCACGTAGGCGAAATGCGTTCCCGCATTCCCAGCCGCATTGACGTTATCAAAACCGGATCGGGGTCAACCATCCGGTTGAGGGGATTTAAGAGGGGTGAACGCTCATTGGCGGTGGATGATTCGCTGGAAGGTCCCCTTGACAAGCACTATTTTTTTCGAGTAGATTAA